The Oleispira antarctica RB-8 genome contains the following window.
TTAATCGCTAATGCTGACGTGATCGAACTTGAGGGTGTGGGACATTACCCTCAAGTAGAAGCGCCGCAGCAAGTGATTTTCGCTGCATTAGATTTTTGGAAGATGCACGCCATTATCGCTCAGTAAATGATGATCAAGGTGCTGCTCTAAAATGTACTGCTAGAGTGTTGCTACCAGGGTGTCGTAATGCCCAGTTGATTAGCAACATGCAATGATGATCGTACGCCCGCTTCTAATAAAGGAATGCCACCTCCTAAGTAAGATCCGCAAAACCAGATACGATTATCTTTTTTCTGCATTGATTCCTGGATTTCTTTTATATGCAGTACTGTTTCAAAACTCATCACAGGGCGTTCGAAGGTAACGCTGGCTAAAATCTTATTCGGTTCAATCGTCGTTGTTGGATGCCAAGTCTGAAAAACGGGCAAGCAGTCTTTAACCGTCGGCATCGATTTGTTTAAACAAACTGTCGCCATCGGTCTTTGTTGGTTTAGGTCAACAGAGTAACAAACCGGTGATATGTCTTGCCAAGGGCGTGGATAAATACTGCTATCGCGATGCACAACCATTTCACTGGTTGCAAATTTAATCTGTTCAAAATGATGAGAAAGCTCCGGCTTATTCGCCGCAATCATCGGACCAGCATGCTGAGGTTGCGTAGCAATAACAACATGATCGAACGTGTAATCTTCTCCCGACGTGAGTAATAATTTAACCTCTTTGTCAGTCGATGAAATATCAGCAATCTGACTATGAGTTTTAACATCGTAGCCTTGTGTGATTTTAGCAACAATATCGGCAACACCATGAGTCGCTTTCCAAACACCTTCTTCAGCAACACCACAGGCAAGGTAATCAACAATAATCGCTGCTGGGTATTGTTTAATACTGTCGTAATCACAAGTGCAAATAGTCGATAGCATCGGCATCAAAATATGACCAATAAATGAAGTATTGGCGTGTGGCCAAGTTATTAAAAACTCCCCAAAGGTCAGAGTTTGAACATCTACAAGATTAACTTTTTTAATATCATGAAAAAATTTAATGGCGGCCATGCCGTGTTGCACATTTGTTCGAGATAATCGCTTTGGGCTATTCAAAAAAGAAAAACTGTATTTTCCAAGATTGTAATTTTTATAGTGAAAAACATCACCGCCGGTATGAGTAAAAAAAGCCCCTGCGTGATCGGTTCTTTCTATTTCGACACCTAAGGTCCGGTAAAGTTTGAATAGCTCGTGGTAATAACCCGAAGTGATAATGCGCAGAGGAATATCAATTTCAACCCGTTTGCCATCGTTACCGACATCAACAGCATAAGCCCCCATACCCGGCTTAGTATGGCGCTCAAATAAGGTCACTTGATACTTATCTTTTAAAAGCCAAGCGGCGGATAAGCCTGCAATGCCACTGCCTATGACGGCTAATGTTGGTTTAACCATTATCTACTCTATACCGAGATTATTAGTTTAAATTCTATCATTAATTATGTTGAAATATTGCTCTAATTACTGTGTGAACAGTTGTGATTTTATGTCATGAACCCTCGACTGACTTCGCTAAGATCATGCTATAGTCTGCTTATGTTATAAGTATCTTGTTTATTTTCAGAAGGAATGCACTTGGGTAAGTTTACTCGCTTTATTCGCCATCAGCAGCGTGTTCGCCATGCGGTTTATCAAACGGATAAAACCATCAAGCGTGCGGTATGGCGCACTGCTGGAATTATGGTGGTTTTGGTTGCCGTACATTCTAGCTTAATGGTTTACCTGGAGGGTATGACTCTTTGGCAGGGCCTTTGGTTAACTTTAACCACGCTGACGACGGTAGGTTTTGGAGATTTATCTCCGGTTACTCCCATTGGGCAAGCCGCAACCATTGGCTTGATATATTTTTGTGGTATCACCTTAATGACGTTCATAATCAGCGATTATGTTGATTTTCGTATTGCTCGTCGTGAAAAAATTCGCACCGGACATTGGAATTGGAATATGGAAGAGCACATCCTAATCATTAACGCGCCAAAATATAATCGCGAGAACTACTTTATTCGTTTGATCACACAAATACGTGAAAATACAGATTATAAAGATATTCCTGTGCAGCTTTTAAATACTGACTTTTCTGATGGCTTGCCTGATTGTTTACGTGAACTGGGTGCAGTGCATGTGCATGGCACACCGAGTAATCCAGACGATTTAGAGCGTGCGGGTGCTCAACGAGCAAAGCATATTGTGGTATTGGCTCGGAACGAATATGCCAGCGATAGTGATAGTTTTACGTTTGATGTCGCCCATCGATTGAATGAATTACATGTGTGCCATAAAGCCATTATCGAATGTGTGATTGATGAAAATCGTCCACGAATGAAAGCGCTAGGGGTTAAGTCCGTATTAAGGCCGATTCGATCGTACCCTGAGATTGTGGTGCGCTCTATGGATGCACCGGGTTCGGAAGTGATTATCGAAGATATGTTTACTCGCGCTAATGATCATCCTCACCGTTACCCTGTTTGGCTAGAAGGTGAGCCTTGGGCGGATGTGGTGAACGCCTTAATTCAAGCTAACTTGGGCACAGCGTTGGGGTATGTGACGAAAGAGGGTAATGTGGTTGCTCACCCTAAAGGTGATGAGCATATTCATGCACAATCTTTGCTAGTGCTCGTGAAGACAGATTTTCAGCCAACAGAAAAAGCGGTGACTCAGGCGCTAGAAGATTATTTTCAGAAGCAGATTACCGTCAGTCGAACAGAAGCTGAAGCGCTAGCAGAAGAAAAAGCAAAAGCAGAATTAGAAGCTCATGCAGAAGCAGACCTAGAGGTTAAAGAAGAAGCAGATGAAAAGGCTCAGGAAGACATAGAGGAAGCACAGGAAGAAGCACGGGAAGAAGTAGAAGAAGCCAGCGAAGAAGAAAATTCAGAAGGTGATCAAGCAAAGAGTACGTCAGATCTTAAGCCTAAAAATTAGGTTTTCGAAATTTTCTTTAAGCGCTATATACCAGATTAACAAGCTGACACTGGCTTTTAATATCCGATATAATGGCGCGATTCTCTCTTTTTATAGACTGTTTTTATAGGTAGTTATTGTGACTCAGTTTCGTCCGTGCATCGATTTACACCAAGGCCAAGTTAAGCAAATTGTTGGCGGTAGCTTGAATGATCAAGGTGCTGATACTAACTTTGTTAGC
Protein-coding sequences here:
- a CDS encoding FAD dependent oxidoreductase encodes the protein MVKPTLAVIGSGIAGLSAAWLLKDKYQVTLFERHTKPGMGAYAVDVGNDGKRVEIDIPLRIITSGYYHELFKLYRTLGVEIERTDHAGAFFTHTGGDVFHYKNYNLGKYSFSFLNSPKRLSRTNVQHGMAAIKFFHDIKKVNLVDVQTLTFGEFLITWPHANTSFIGHILMPMLSTICTCDYDSIKQYPAAIIVDYLACGVAEEGVWKATHGVADIVAKITQGYDVKTHSQIADISSTDKEVKLLLTSGEDYTFDHVVIATQPQHAGPMIAANKPELSHHFEQIKFATSEMVVHRDSSIYPRPWQDISPVCYSVDLNQQRPMATVCLNKSMPTVKDCLPVFQTWHPTTTIEPNKILASVTFERPVMSFETVLHIKEIQESMQKKDNRIWFCGSYLGGGIPLLEAGVRSSLHVANQLGITTPW
- a CDS encoding Potassium channel protein, with amino-acid sequence MGKFTRFIRHQQRVRHAVYQTDKTIKRAVWRTAGIMVVLVAVHSSLMVYLEGMTLWQGLWLTLTTLTTVGFGDLSPVTPIGQAATIGLIYFCGITLMTFIISDYVDFRIARREKIRTGHWNWNMEEHILIINAPKYNRENYFIRLITQIRENTDYKDIPVQLLNTDFSDGLPDCLRELGAVHVHGTPSNPDDLERAGAQRAKHIVVLARNEYASDSDSFTFDVAHRLNELHVCHKAIIECVIDENRPRMKALGVKSVLRPIRSYPEIVVRSMDAPGSEVIIEDMFTRANDHPHRYPVWLEGEPWADVVNALIQANLGTALGYVTKEGNVVAHPKGDEHIHAQSLLVLVKTDFQPTEKAVTQALEDYFQKQITVSRTEAEALAEEKAKAELEAHAEADLEVKEEADEKAQEDIEEAQEEAREEVEEASEEENSEGDQAKSTSDLKPKN